The Mesorhizobium opportunistum WSM2075 DNA window CCCGGGTGTGCTCGAACCTTTCGTCCTGCGCGTACGCGAGGCGCAAAAGCGCGGATCGATCAGCTTCAGATTTCGTCACCGCGTCAACGAACTGACGCGGACGGGCGCTGCCGTCACCGGTGTTCGCGGCGATATCCTTGAGCCGAGCACGGTCGAGCGCGGCCATAAGAGCTCGCGCGAAATATCAGGCGATTTCGAACTTCATGCACAAGCGGTGATCGTCGCTTCCGGCGGCATCGGCGCCAACCATCAGCTTGTCCGGGAAAATTGGCCCAAGCGGCTTGGCGCGGCGCCGAAGCGCATGATCACTGGCGTGCCCGACCATGTCGACGGCCGCATGCTGGCGATCACGGAGCAGGCCGGCGGTTCGATCATCAACCGAGACCGCATGTGGCACTATGTCGAGGGCATCAAGAACTGGGCGCCGATCTGGACCGACCACGCGATCCGTATCCTGCCTGGCCCGTCGTCGCTGTGGCTCGATGCGCGGGGCAAACGCCTGCCGGTACCGCTCTATCCCGGCTTCGACACGCTGGGCACGCTCAGCCATATCATGGGCACCGGCTTCGACTATTCCTGGTTCATCCTGACCAGGAAAATCATCCAGAAGGAGTTCGCCCTGTCGGGCTCCGAACAGAACCCGGACCTGACCGGCAAGAGCTGGCGTCAGGTGCTGGGGCGTGCCACCTCAGGCATACCGGGACCGGTGAAAGCCTTCATGGAGAAGGGCGAGGATTTCATCGTCGAGGCCGATCTTTCGAAGCTGGTCACCCGCATGAACGCGCTGGCCGGCGGCGAGCCGCTGCTCGAACTTGCCCAGGTCGAGCGCGAAATCCGCGCCCGCGACCGGCAGCTCGACAACCCGTTCTCCAAAGACATGCAGATCACCGCGCTGCGTGGCGCGCGGGCCTATCTCGGCGACCGGCTGATCCGCACGGCCAAGCCGCACAAGATGCTCGACCCAGCGAATGGCCCGCTGATCGCGGTGCGTCTCAACATCCTGACCCGCAAGACGCTGGGTGGCCTGCAGACCGATCTCGACAGCCGCGTGCTGGGTGAGGATGGCCAGCCGGTGCCGGGGCTCTATGCCGTTGGCGAGGCCGCCGGTTTCGGCGGCGGCGGCGTGCATGGCTATGCCGCGCTGGAAGGCACCTTCCTCGGCGGCTGCATCTTTTCCGGCCGCGGCGCAGGCCGGGCGGCGGCCGCGGCTATATTATAGACTTGGGCCGGCCAGCCTGCGCTCACCAGAGCCAGGCGCCCTGGCCGAGGGCGGCCACGGCGTCGACGATCCGGGTGAAGCTGGCGCGGGCGCGGCCAACCGTGTGCCTGGCCCGGAGATAGCCGTGCACCAGCCCTGGTTCCTCTAACCAATACGCTCGTCCGCCGGCGGCGACGATGCGGTCGCGGTAGGCCTCGCCGTCCGACGACAGCGGATCGCACTCGGCTGTAATCAGCACCGTCGGCGGCAGGTTGGCGAAATCGGCGTCGGCGAGCGGCGACAGCGTTATGTCGCCGGTCTGGTCCAACCCGCCGGTACGGACATGCTTGTAGAATTCTATATCGCGCGCCGTCAGCATCGGCGCCTCGGCATGCGTCACATAAGAGCCGCGCGAGCGGTCGCTACCGAGGCCGGGATAGATCAGCACCTGGCCAAACGGCCTTTTCGCATGGCCGCGCGTGGCATGGCTGACGGCGGCGCAGAGATTGCCGCCGGCGCTGTCGCCGCAAAGCACGATGGGATGGTCGCGATTTGCGGCAACCCATTCGAAGGCACTCATGGCATCGTCGAAGGCTGCCGGATGCAGATGCTCCGGCGCCAGCCGGTAGTCGACCGAGACCACCTCATAGCCGGTGCGGGCGCAGAGTTCGGCGCAGACATCGTCATGGCTGTCCAGCCCGCCAAGGATGAAGCCGCCGCCATGGATATAGAGCACCGTCGCCGCTGCCTGGCGCGCGCTTCGATAGGAGCGGATCGGGATGTTGTGCGTCGATGTCGCTATGGCGGAGGTTTCGACCGCAACGCCCTCGGGATAGCCGGCAAAGAATTCCCGGCACATGCGGTCGTAGATCGCGCGCTGTTCGGCGATCGTATAATCGATCGTATCTGGCGGGTAATAGGAATTGGTGCGCTCGATGAAGGCCCAGGTCTCGGCGTCGATGAGGGTGCTGTAGTCGGTCATGCTGGCCGCGCCGACTGCAAAGGCTGAGCCCGGGCACCCCCCTCTGGCCTGCCGGCCATCTCCCCCGCAAGGGGGGAGATTGGCAGCTTCGGTTGCAACGCTTTTCTAGCAGCGCTCGTGATTGGCGAAAGCGAAAGTAACATCCGATCTCCCCCCTTGCGGGGGAGATGTCCGGCAGGACAGTGGGGGGTGTGACGGAACGCCATCATTTCCAAACTACCGTCACTTCCCCTTCCACACCGGGTCGCGCTTCTCGGCAAAGGCGCGAAAGCCTTCCATGTTGTCCTCGGAGCCGTAGAGCGCATCGACCGTCGCCAACTGGCGGCGCGTGACCTTGTTCATGGCGTCCTGGAAGGTCAGCGCCTCGGCCACGCGCGCTGTCTCCTTGATCGCGGCGAAGACCAGCGGCGGGCCGCCGGCGAGCAGCCTTGCGATCTCCCAGACGCGGTCCTCGAGCTTGTCCTTGGGCAGCACTTCGTTGACCAGCCCCCAGCGATGCGCCTCGGCGACGTCCATCCAGCGGCCGGTGAGCAGAAGGTCCATGGCGACATGGTAGGGAATGCGCTTCGGCAGCTTGATCGTCGCGGCGTCGGCAAGCGTACCGGCGCGGATTTCGGGCAGCGCGAAGGAGGAATGGTCGGAGGCGTAGATGAGGTCGCAGGACAGCGCCAGCTCGAAGCCGCCGCCGACCGCCATGCCGTTAACGCAAGCAATGACCGGCTTGTTGAGGTCGCGCAGCTCCTGGAGGCCGGCAAAGCCGCCGACGCCATAATCGCCGTCGACCGCGTCGCCGCCGGCAGCCGCCTTCAGGTCCCAGCCGGCGCAGAAGAACTTGTCGCCGGCGGTCTTGACGATGGCGACGCGCAGCTCCGGATCGTCGCGGAACGCCTTGAACGTCTCGCCCATCAGCCGTGACGTCTTCAGGTCGATGGCGTTGGCCTTAGGCCGGTCGAGGGTGACCTCGAGGATGGTGCCCTCGCGGCGGGTCGAAATGACGTCAGGCATTCTTGTTCTCTCCCAGCACCAGCAGCGCGTCGGCGATCCAGGCGCCCTTGCCTTCGGCGCAGACGATCAGCGGGTTGATGTCGAGTTCCTCGATCTCGCCGGCATTCGTCTGCACGAAGGCGGCGATGCCCGCGATGGCGTCGATGGCTGCCTGGACATCGGCCTTCGGCCGGCCGCGATAGCCTTCGAGCAGCGGGAACAGCTTGAGGCCGCGCAGTGCGGCCTCAATGTCGTCGCGCGTTGCCGGCAGCATCAGCGTGACGCTGTCGCGCAGCAATTCGACCAGCACGCCGCCGGTGCCCAACGTCATCACCGCACCGAACATCGGATCGCGGGTGAAGCCGACGATCAGTTCGGCGACGCCGTCGCGCACCATGCGCTCGACATAGAGCCCGGTGCCGAGCGGCAGCAGATCATGCGCCGCCGTGCTGACCGATTCCGCGTCCTTGAGGTTCAGCCTGACAGCGCCGACCTCGGACTTATGGGTGACGCCCAGCGCCTTCAGGGCGACGGGAAAGCCGAGTGCCATCGACGAGATCACCGCCTCGACGGCATTGCCGGCACGCTCGCCCTTCGGCACCGGCAAGCCGGCCATGATCAGCCGCGCCTTGGCTTGCGCCTCGTCAGGCGTGACATGCTCGCCACCGGCGGCACCCGAGGCGGAGGTGTCGACCGGCTGCGCCTGCGGCTCGTGCCAGGCCCAGCCGATGAAGGCCGCCGCCTGGGCGGCGTCCATCGCCTCGGAAATGCCGAACAGCGGCACCATGCCCCGCGCCATCAGCTCGGCGGTGTATTCCTCAGGCAGGTTTTCCGGCAGCGAGGAGACGATGGCGCCGTGCGCCTTGTTGGTCTTCAGCGCCGATTCGAAGGCGCGCAGCGTCGCCCACCAGTCGGTGACCGAGCAGCGGTCCGGGCGCGGAAAGTCGAGCACCAGCATGTTGAGGTCGAAGCCGCCCGACACCATGGCGGTGAAGGTGGCCGTCATCGCCGGCTCGTTGTTCCAGATGAAAGTGTGGTAGTCGAGCGGGTTGGCGACCGCGACTAGCGGCCCGAGCGTCGATTTGACATGGGCGCGATGTCTGTCGGTGAGAACCGGGAAATTGACCCAGCGGCCTTCGGCGCTGTCGGCCATGACCGAGGCTTCGCCACCCGAACAGCTCATCGACGACAGGCGATAGCCGGGCAGCGGGCCGGTGATGTGCAGCAGCTTCAGCGCTTCGATGAAGGCTGGAATGGAATCGACACGAGCGATGCCGAGCCGCCTGAGGAAGGCGCCCGAGGCCGCGTCCGAGCCGGCGAGCGACGCGGTGTGCGAGACCGTCGCTTGCCGCGCCTGCTCGGAGCGGCCGACCTTCATGGCGATGATCGGCTTTTTCAGCTCGCGGGCACGCGCGGCCAGTCTTTCAAAGCCGGCTACCGAATCGAAGGCCTCGATGTGCAGGCCGAGCGATGTCACCCGCTCGTCCTCGATCAGGCCCAGCGCCATTTCGGACAGGCCGGTCTGCGCCTGGTTGCCGGCGGTCATCAGGAAGGCGATCGGCAGGCCGCGCTTCTGCATCGTCATGTTGATGGCGATGTTGGAGGACTGGGTGATGATGGCGACGCCTTTGCCGCCTTGTTCCAGCCGGATACCGCCATGCTGGTCGGGCCACAGCAGCGCGCCATCGGCATAATTGATCAGTCCGTAGCAATTCGGGCCGATGATCGGCATCTCGCCCGCCGCCGCCACCAGCTCTGCCTGCAGCCGCTCGCCATCGTCGTCATAGGCCTCGGTCTCGAGGAAGCCGGCGGCAAAGCAGACGGCGCCGCCGGCACCCCGCTCGGCCAGCGCCTTGACGACCTCGATGGTCAAATGCCGGTTGACGCCGACAAAGGCGGCATCCGGCGCGCCGGGCAGATCCGCCACGGACCGATA harbors:
- a CDS encoding FAD-binding dehydrogenase, with amino-acid sequence MADDADVIIVGAGLAGLVAAAELAEAGKKIIIVDQEPEQSLGGQAFWSFGGLFLVDSPEQRRMRIRDSHDLALEDWLGTAAFDRPEDDWPRKWAEAYVGFAAGEKRSWLMERGLKFFPVVGWAERGGGNAIGHGNSVPRFHITWGTGPGVLEPFVLRVREAQKRGSISFRFRHRVNELTRTGAAVTGVRGDILEPSTVERGHKSSREISGDFELHAQAVIVASGGIGANHQLVRENWPKRLGAAPKRMITGVPDHVDGRMLAITEQAGGSIINRDRMWHYVEGIKNWAPIWTDHAIRILPGPSSLWLDARGKRLPVPLYPGFDTLGTLSHIMGTGFDYSWFILTRKIIQKEFALSGSEQNPDLTGKSWRQVLGRATSGIPGPVKAFMEKGEDFIVEADLSKLVTRMNALAGGEPLLELAQVEREIRARDRQLDNPFSKDMQITALRGARAYLGDRLIRTAKPHKMLDPANGPLIAVRLNILTRKTLGGLQTDLDSRVLGEDGQPVPGLYAVGEAAGFGGGGVHGYAALEGTFLGGCIFSGRGAGRAAAAAIL
- a CDS encoding alpha/beta hydrolase; this translates as MTDYSTLIDAETWAFIERTNSYYPPDTIDYTIAEQRAIYDRMCREFFAGYPEGVAVETSAIATSTHNIPIRSYRSARQAAATVLYIHGGGFILGGLDSHDDVCAELCARTGYEVVSVDYRLAPEHLHPAAFDDAMSAFEWVAANRDHPIVLCGDSAGGNLCAAVSHATRGHAKRPFGQVLIYPGLGSDRSRGSYVTHAEAPMLTARDIEFYKHVRTGGLDQTGDITLSPLADADFANLPPTVLITAECDPLSSDGEAYRDRIVAAGGRAYWLEEPGLVHGYLRARHTVGRARASFTRIVDAVAALGQGAWLW
- a CDS encoding carnitinyl-CoA dehydratase, which encodes MPDVISTRREGTILEVTLDRPKANAIDLKTSRLMGETFKAFRDDPELRVAIVKTAGDKFFCAGWDLKAAAGGDAVDGDYGVGGFAGLQELRDLNKPVIACVNGMAVGGGFELALSCDLIYASDHSSFALPEIRAGTLADAATIKLPKRIPYHVAMDLLLTGRWMDVAEAHRWGLVNEVLPKDKLEDRVWEIARLLAGGPPLVFAAIKETARVAEALTFQDAMNKVTRRQLATVDALYGSEDNMEGFRAFAEKRDPVWKGK
- a CDS encoding acetate--CoA ligase family protein, encoding MHKLERLLRPKSIAVFGGVQAAAVVAQSIKMGFAGEIWPVHPAKDEVAGRKAYRSVADLPGAPDAAFVGVNRHLTIEVVKALAERGAGGAVCFAAGFLETEAYDDDGERLQAELVAAAGEMPIIGPNCYGLINYADGALLWPDQHGGIRLEQGGKGVAIITQSSNIAINMTMQKRGLPIAFLMTAGNQAQTGLSEMALGLIEDERVTSLGLHIEAFDSVAGFERLAARARELKKPIIAMKVGRSEQARQATVSHTASLAGSDAASGAFLRRLGIARVDSIPAFIEALKLLHITGPLPGYRLSSMSCSGGEASVMADSAEGRWVNFPVLTDRHRAHVKSTLGPLVAVANPLDYHTFIWNNEPAMTATFTAMVSGGFDLNMLVLDFPRPDRCSVTDWWATLRAFESALKTNKAHGAIVSSLPENLPEEYTAELMARGMVPLFGISEAMDAAQAAAFIGWAWHEPQAQPVDTSASGAAGGEHVTPDEAQAKARLIMAGLPVPKGERAGNAVEAVISSMALGFPVALKALGVTHKSEVGAVRLNLKDAESVSTAAHDLLPLGTGLYVERMVRDGVAELIVGFTRDPMFGAVMTLGTGGVLVELLRDSVTLMLPATRDDIEAALRGLKLFPLLEGYRGRPKADVQAAIDAIAGIAAFVQTNAGEIEELDINPLIVCAEGKGAWIADALLVLGENKNA